Proteins co-encoded in one Desulfitobacterium hafniense DCB-2 genomic window:
- the dnaA gene encoding chromosomal replication initiator protein DnaA, whose amino-acid sequence MPPRSLQVLWQETLSKLENELSKPSFETWLSSTYLLDIEGDTLIVSVPNEFAKDWLESRYAPIIRSTVQSILGQSMNLRFLVTSIHETTQPGDNQNKASSNSKAEPADNKTLNSKYTFDTFVIGNSNRFAHAAALAVAESPALAYNPLFIYGGVGLGKTHLMHAIGNAVIQRSPSTRVLYVSSEKFTNELIESIRDQNPIEFRNHYRNVDILLIDDIQFLAGKEGTQEEFFHTFNALHDANKQIIISSDRPPKEIPTLEDRLRSRFEWGLITDIQPPDLETRIAILRKKAKLENLQVANEVMVYIADKIHSNIRELEGALIRVMAVGSLTSNPITVETAAEALKDIIPVSTPKEITIEMIQQAVADFYHLSLGEFKAKKRTRAVAFPRQIAMYLSRELTDNSLPRIGDEFGGRDHTTVLHAYDKISESRQNDPLLDRKINEIIQMIQSL is encoded by the coding sequence ATGCCACCCCGTTCTCTACAAGTACTTTGGCAAGAAACTCTATCAAAACTGGAAAATGAACTTTCTAAACCAAGTTTTGAAACCTGGCTCAGTTCCACATACCTCCTTGATATCGAAGGAGACACTCTGATCGTCAGCGTACCTAATGAATTTGCCAAGGATTGGCTGGAGAGCCGGTATGCCCCCATCATCCGCTCCACAGTTCAATCCATCCTTGGCCAATCCATGAATTTGCGCTTTCTTGTCACTTCAATCCATGAAACAACACAACCAGGAGACAATCAAAACAAAGCGTCTTCTAATTCTAAAGCGGAACCCGCGGACAATAAAACCCTCAATTCAAAGTATACCTTTGACACCTTTGTCATCGGCAACAGCAACCGCTTTGCCCATGCCGCCGCCCTGGCTGTGGCCGAGTCCCCCGCCCTGGCCTATAATCCGTTATTTATCTATGGCGGTGTCGGCTTAGGCAAGACCCACCTGATGCACGCTATCGGCAATGCGGTCATTCAACGCTCCCCCAGCACCAGGGTCCTTTATGTCTCCAGTGAAAAATTTACCAATGAACTCATTGAATCCATCCGTGATCAAAATCCCATTGAATTTCGCAATCACTACCGCAATGTGGATATTTTGTTGATTGACGATATCCAATTTCTCGCCGGTAAAGAAGGTACCCAGGAGGAATTCTTCCATACCTTTAACGCCCTCCATGATGCCAATAAGCAAATTATTATTTCCTCCGACCGTCCTCCCAAAGAAATCCCCACCCTTGAAGATCGCTTGCGTTCCCGTTTTGAATGGGGATTGATCACAGATATTCAACCGCCGGATTTGGAGACGCGCATCGCTATCCTGAGAAAAAAAGCCAAGCTGGAAAACCTGCAGGTGGCCAACGAAGTCATGGTCTATATCGCGGACAAAATTCACTCCAATATCAGAGAGCTGGAAGGCGCTTTGATCCGGGTCATGGCCGTAGGCTCCTTGACTTCCAATCCGATCACCGTTGAGACGGCAGCCGAAGCTCTTAAGGATATTATTCCCGTCAGCACTCCTAAAGAAATAACCATTGAAATGATTCAGCAAGCGGTGGCCGATTTTTATCATTTGTCTTTAGGTGAGTTTAAGGCCAAAAAGAGAACCCGGGCTGTGGCTTTTCCACGTCAAATCGCCATGTATTTATCCAGAGAACTTACCGACAACTCTTTGCCCAGAATTGGTGATGAGTTTGGAGGAAGAGATCATACCACCGTTCTCCATGCCTATGATAAAATCTCCGAGAGCCGCCAAAATGATCCTCTCCTGGATAGGAAAATTAATGAAATCATTCAAATGATCCAATCCCTCTAA
- the dnaN gene encoding DNA polymerase III subunit beta gives MKIYCSKDSLITGVNTVQKAVSNKNTLPVLQGIMIRAEGQSLIFEATDLEIGIRCVVPAQVEKEGVVVLPSRLFSDLVRKLPDVLIELELQNDVINIHYNESDLSLRGYDPEEFPLLPDLFDAETFNLPVSIFKTMIKQTIFACSAEESRPVFTGCLLQIEDGSLRLIATDTHRLAYRIAEISNPEQIKFQGIIPAKTLGEIYRLLRDEDENLFIRFNQAQIVFQFGAVHLLSRLIEGQFPNYKQVIPQSCQTKVLLSARLFQDSVERASLLARDGSHTSIIKLSVDTERLSIDQTSELGKISEQMEVKKEGNDVKIAFNSKFLLDVLKIIDSEEIVFELSGSYSPGIIRPVDDPNYLYLALPVRTS, from the coding sequence ATGAAAATTTATTGCTCCAAGGACTCCCTGATTACGGGAGTGAATACTGTCCAAAAAGCAGTATCAAATAAAAACACCTTGCCTGTTCTGCAAGGAATTATGATTAGAGCTGAAGGACAATCCTTGATCTTCGAAGCCACGGATTTAGAAATAGGGATCCGCTGCGTCGTTCCGGCTCAGGTAGAAAAAGAGGGAGTTGTGGTTCTTCCTTCCCGGCTTTTTTCTGATTTAGTGCGCAAGCTGCCCGACGTTCTGATTGAACTGGAGCTGCAAAACGATGTGATCAACATTCATTACAATGAATCGGATTTATCCCTCAGAGGCTATGACCCGGAGGAATTTCCCTTATTACCGGATCTCTTTGATGCGGAAACCTTTAACTTACCTGTCTCCATCTTTAAAACCATGATTAAACAGACTATTTTTGCCTGTTCTGCTGAAGAGAGCCGTCCTGTCTTTACAGGCTGCCTGCTCCAGATCGAAGATGGAAGCTTACGTTTAATTGCTACAGATACCCATCGTCTGGCTTACCGGATTGCCGAAATTTCTAATCCTGAACAGATCAAGTTTCAGGGTATTATTCCCGCCAAGACCTTAGGGGAAATTTATCGCTTGCTCAGGGATGAGGATGAGAATTTATTCATCCGCTTTAATCAAGCCCAAATCGTTTTTCAGTTTGGAGCTGTCCATCTCCTCTCCCGTTTGATTGAAGGACAATTCCCCAATTATAAACAAGTTATCCCCCAATCCTGCCAAACGAAGGTTTTATTATCAGCGCGGCTTTTCCAGGATTCTGTGGAAAGAGCTTCTTTGCTGGCCCGGGATGGGAGCCATACCAGTATTATCAAACTCTCAGTGGATACAGAGAGATTGTCCATTGATCAGACCTCGGAATTAGGTAAGATATCCGAGCAGATGGAAGTAAAAAAAGAGGGCAATGACGTCAAGATTGCTTTTAACTCCAAATTTTTATTGGATGTGCTTAAAATTATTGATTCTGAAGAGATCGTTTTTGAATTGTCGGGTTCTTACAGCCCGGGAATCATTCGTCCCGTCGACGATCCCAACTATCTCTATCTTGCTTTGCCTGTGCGGACGTCTTAA
- the recF gene encoding DNA replication/repair protein RecF (All proteins in this family for which functions are known are DNA-binding proteins that assist the filamentation of RecA onto DNA for the initiation of recombination or recombinational repair.), giving the protein MEIKWLHLKSFRNYQDQEVDFRPGLTILQGENGQGKTNILEGIYYLLTGKSYRVHREQELARWGENEFHLYGDFIVQRRKLRLESHYQDKRKIIKINQIPCRKLSEYVGTINVVFFSPDDLVMVKGGPAERRRFLDLHIAQHHSKHIQLLNAYNKVLQQKNALLKQGQGGSKSQIAQIELWNEQILRIGSEIIRNRWEFTGLLSRKGQEIYGQISSGKEELTMDYHALGKNNLEEALAAFPKLLAEKMSLEMERKMVLIGPHRDDILFKLNERSARLYGSQGQQRSIVLSTKLAELEVIRQEKGDYPLLLLDDVLSELDRFRRDYLLDYTKSLQQTIMTMTSAETLTQRASLLLKVEKGQIGRIE; this is encoded by the coding sequence ATGGAAATAAAATGGCTGCATTTAAAGTCTTTTCGAAATTATCAGGATCAGGAAGTGGATTTTCGGCCAGGTTTAACCATCCTGCAAGGAGAAAATGGACAAGGAAAGACCAATATCCTGGAAGGTATTTATTATCTTTTAACTGGAAAGTCTTACCGTGTCCATCGGGAGCAGGAACTGGCCCGCTGGGGAGAGAATGAATTCCACCTCTACGGCGATTTCATCGTGCAGCGGCGCAAACTGCGTTTAGAAAGCCATTATCAGGACAAAAGAAAAATTATTAAGATCAATCAAATTCCTTGTCGAAAATTATCAGAATATGTCGGGACCATTAATGTGGTTTTTTTTTCACCGGACGATCTGGTGATGGTCAAAGGCGGGCCGGCTGAGCGGAGACGCTTTTTAGATTTACATATTGCTCAGCACCACTCCAAGCATATTCAGCTCCTTAATGCCTATAACAAGGTGCTTCAGCAAAAAAATGCCCTCCTGAAACAGGGACAGGGAGGGAGCAAAAGTCAGATTGCTCAGATTGAACTGTGGAATGAACAAATCCTCCGGATTGGCTCGGAAATTATCAGGAATCGTTGGGAATTTACCGGTCTGCTTTCCCGAAAAGGCCAGGAAATCTATGGGCAGATTTCTTCGGGGAAAGAAGAGCTGACCATGGACTATCATGCCCTGGGAAAAAATAATCTGGAGGAAGCTTTGGCCGCATTTCCCAAGCTCCTGGCAGAAAAGATGTCTTTGGAAATGGAAAGAAAGATGGTTTTGATCGGACCTCATCGGGACGACATTCTTTTTAAGCTCAATGAGCGTTCGGCCCGCCTTTATGGCTCTCAAGGGCAGCAGCGTTCGATTGTTTTAAGCACCAAATTAGCGGAACTGGAAGTGATCCGCCAGGAAAAAGGCGACTATCCCTTGCTTTTACTGGATGATGTATTGTCTGAATTGGATCGATTCAGGAGAGACTATCTATTAGACTATACAAAATCCTTGCAGCAAACCATTATGACCATGACCAGTGCGGAAACCCTGACGCAAAGGGCATCCTTATTGCTCAAAGTAGAAAAAGGGCAGATTGGGAGGATTGAATAA
- the remB gene encoding extracellular matrix regulator RemB — MFLHLGGDILINQEKIIAILDLETAMRNSTSENFLNKIKEKQKINYISEKGKEKSLIIASDGNYFSPISSSTLLKRSSSAIIGEE; from the coding sequence ATGTTTTTACATTTAGGCGGCGATATCTTGATTAATCAGGAAAAGATCATTGCTATTCTGGATTTGGAGACGGCGATGAGAAATTCAACTTCAGAGAATTTTTTAAATAAAATTAAAGAAAAACAAAAAATAAATTATATATCCGAAAAAGGTAAAGAAAAATCTTTAATTATTGCCAGCGACGGCAACTATTTTTCCCCTATCTCATCAAGCACCTTATTAAAGCGATCCAGCTCCGCGATCATCGGTGAAGAATAG
- the gyrB gene encoding DNA topoisomerase (ATP-hydrolyzing) subunit B, translated as MQEKAEIKETIPTNDYNAGQIEVLEGLEAVRKRPGMYIGSTSLRGLHHLVYEIVDNSIDEALAGYCDTIEVTIHKDNSISVVDNGRGIPVDIHPKLGKPAVEVALTVLHAGGKFSGSAYKVSGGLHGVGMSVVNALSTWLHVEVRKDGNIYHQEFMRGKTKTELAVIGQVDPNQTGTTITFSPDPEIFEDTVFLFDTLAHRLRELSFLNKKVSITLIDAREDKKEVYYHTGGIYDFVKYINRSKESLHPEPIYFEAEKDGVQVEVSMQYNDGYVENLFSYANNIHTHEGGTHESGFKAALTRVANDYARKNNILKANEANLSGEDIREGLTAVISVKVPEPQFEGQTKTKLGNSEIRSIVDSITGEGLSAFFEENPAIGKKVIEKSIQASRAREAARKARELTRRKSALEVSALPGKLADCSWKEAELCEMYIVEGDSAGGSAKQGRDRRFQAILPLRGKILNVEKARLDRILGNAEIRAMITAMGTGISEDFDIEKARYHKLVIMTDADVDGAHIRILLLTFFFRYMKPLLENNYVYIAQPPLFKVKKGKDIHYVYSNEELAKLQDEIGRDRVEIQRYKGLGEMNAEQLWETTMDPAKRTILQVTMEDAIKADELFTILMGDVVEPRREFIQDNAQYVRNLDV; from the coding sequence TTGCAAGAAAAAGCCGAAATCAAGGAGACTATTCCAACCAATGATTATAATGCAGGGCAGATTGAGGTCCTTGAAGGTTTAGAAGCGGTCAGAAAAAGACCGGGGATGTATATCGGTTCCACAAGTCTGCGCGGTTTGCATCATTTGGTCTATGAAATCGTGGATAATAGTATCGACGAGGCTTTGGCCGGTTACTGCGATACCATTGAAGTCACGATCCATAAAGATAACAGCATCTCCGTGGTGGATAATGGCCGGGGGATTCCGGTGGATATTCATCCTAAATTAGGCAAGCCGGCTGTTGAGGTGGCTTTAACGGTGCTCCATGCCGGAGGAAAATTCAGCGGCAGCGCTTATAAAGTATCCGGGGGACTCCACGGCGTGGGGATGAGCGTGGTCAATGCTTTATCCACCTGGCTCCATGTGGAGGTCAGGAAAGACGGGAATATTTATCATCAGGAGTTTATGCGGGGTAAAACCAAGACAGAACTGGCGGTGATTGGTCAGGTGGATCCCAATCAGACCGGAACCACCATTACCTTTTCTCCCGATCCGGAAATTTTCGAGGATACCGTGTTCCTCTTTGATACTTTAGCTCACCGTCTTCGTGAACTTTCTTTCTTGAATAAAAAGGTATCGATTACCTTGATCGATGCCAGAGAAGACAAGAAAGAAGTTTACTATCATACCGGCGGCATCTACGATTTTGTCAAGTATATCAACCGTTCCAAAGAATCTCTTCATCCTGAACCCATTTACTTTGAAGCAGAAAAGGATGGGGTCCAGGTTGAAGTATCCATGCAATATAATGACGGCTATGTGGAAAATCTTTTTTCTTATGCCAATAATATTCATACCCATGAAGGGGGCACCCACGAATCCGGCTTTAAAGCGGCTCTGACCCGGGTGGCCAATGATTATGCCCGGAAAAACAATATCCTGAAAGCCAACGAAGCCAACCTATCGGGAGAAGATATCCGGGAAGGTTTGACCGCCGTGATCTCGGTAAAAGTTCCTGAACCCCAGTTCGAAGGTCAAACCAAGACCAAGTTGGGGAATTCGGAAATTCGTTCGATTGTGGATTCCATCACCGGAGAAGGCTTATCGGCGTTTTTTGAGGAAAACCCCGCCATAGGCAAGAAAGTCATTGAAAAATCCATTCAGGCTTCCCGGGCCCGGGAAGCAGCCCGCAAAGCCAGGGAATTAACCCGGCGCAAAAGCGCTCTGGAAGTCAGCGCTTTGCCGGGGAAATTAGCCGATTGCTCCTGGAAAGAAGCAGAGCTTTGTGAGATGTATATCGTGGAGGGTGACAGTGCGGGAGGTTCGGCCAAGCAAGGCCGGGATCGTCGTTTTCAGGCTATTCTGCCCCTGCGCGGCAAAATTCTCAATGTGGAAAAAGCCCGTTTGGATCGGATTTTAGGCAATGCTGAGATCAGAGCCATGATCACAGCCATGGGTACGGGGATTTCCGAGGATTTTGATATTGAAAAAGCCCGCTATCATAAATTAGTGATCATGACCGATGCCGATGTGGATGGTGCTCATATCCGGATTTTGCTCCTGACCTTCTTCTTCCGCTATATGAAGCCTTTGCTTGAGAACAATTATGTCTATATTGCCCAGCCCCCTCTGTTTAAAGTGAAGAAGGGGAAGGATATCCATTATGTCTACAGCAATGAAGAGTTAGCCAAGCTGCAGGATGAGATCGGCCGCGATCGGGTGGAAATTCAGCGCTACAAAGGTTTAGGGGAAATGAATGCGGAACAGCTTTGGGAAACCACTATGGATCCGGCCAAAAGAACTATTCTGCAGGTGACCATGGAAGATGCCATTAAAGCGGACGAGCTCTTTACCATTCTCATGGGTGATGTGGTGGAACCAAGGCGTGAATTCATCCAGGATAATGCACAATATGTCCGTAATCTGGACGTCTAA
- the gyrA gene encoding DNA gyrase subunit A has translation MSTEIQGGKILPIEISEELKKSFIDYSMSVIVSRALPDVRDGLKPVHRRIIYTLHELGMTPNKPYSKSARLVGDCMGKFHPHGDSSIYDAVVRLAQDFSTRYPLIDGHGNFGSVDGDSAAAMRYTEARMAKITQYMLADIDKDTVDFQPNYDEREQEPKVMPAKFPNLLVNGSAGIAVGMATNIPPHNLTEVIEGTIAQIDNPEIEIKELMNYIKGPDFPTGASIMGTEGIISAYRTGKGSFRTRAKAHVEEMEKSGKMRIIVTEIPYMVNKARLVEKIAELVREKRIEGITDLRDESDRTGMRIVMELRRDVNPQVLLNQLYKHTQMEESFGVNILALVDGQPKVLNLKQIIHYFIEHQKDVIVRRTRFELNKAEAEAHILEGLRIALDYIDEVISIIRTSADEQSAKDNLMSRFGLSDKQSQAIVDMRLKRLTGLEREKIEEQYQKIQETIAYLKAVLNSEQMVLNIIKQELQEVKEKFGDERRTEISFDATHMNIEDLIDDEEVVITMSHRGYIKRMPLNTYKSQRRGGKGVHGMATREEDFVEKIFTTSTHQYILFFTTRGKVYRLKAHEIPEAGRTGKGTALVNLLSINPSEEKITAVLSIRKYNEDFHLFMATRKGIVKKTLLKEYDSPRKDGLIAISLSGDDELIDVRLTKPDEHIIIATKNGLCIRFLESDVRQMGRTAHGVKGISLEKEDLVVSMDVIYEEEAEILSMTELGFSKRTSLSEYRVQGRGGKGIIATKLNAKTGKLVGLKVMRPENDMMIITEDGIIIRQEVSGISKQGRSAQGVMAMRIGESKVVAIAVVDNKEDAEESDLELVEIESEE, from the coding sequence ATGTCGACTGAAATTCAGGGAGGAAAGATTCTCCCTATCGAAATATCGGAGGAACTAAAAAAATCCTTTATCGATTATTCCATGAGTGTTATCGTCAGCCGGGCTTTGCCGGATGTACGGGATGGTTTAAAACCGGTTCATCGCCGCATTATCTACACCTTGCATGAATTGGGGATGACTCCTAATAAGCCTTACAGCAAATCCGCCCGTCTGGTAGGGGATTGCATGGGGAAATTCCACCCCCATGGGGATTCCTCCATCTATGATGCGGTGGTTCGCTTGGCTCAGGATTTTTCCACCCGTTATCCCTTGATCGACGGACATGGCAACTTTGGCTCGGTTGACGGTGACTCAGCTGCGGCCATGCGTTATACGGAAGCAAGAATGGCTAAAATCACTCAATATATGCTGGCCGATATCGATAAGGATACCGTGGATTTTCAGCCCAACTATGATGAGCGGGAACAAGAGCCCAAGGTGATGCCGGCCAAATTCCCCAATCTCTTGGTCAACGGTTCGGCGGGCATTGCGGTGGGGATGGCTACCAATATCCCTCCCCATAATCTCACCGAAGTGATTGAAGGAACGATTGCTCAGATCGATAATCCCGAGATCGAGATCAAAGAACTGATGAACTATATCAAGGGACCTGATTTTCCTACCGGCGCCTCCATTATGGGAACGGAAGGGATTATCTCGGCTTACCGGACCGGTAAAGGCAGCTTTAGGACCCGTGCCAAAGCCCATGTTGAGGAGATGGAGAAATCCGGCAAAATGCGGATTATCGTGACCGAGATTCCTTATATGGTGAATAAGGCCCGCTTGGTTGAAAAAATTGCTGAATTGGTTCGGGAGAAAAGGATCGAAGGCATTACGGATCTCCGGGATGAATCGGACCGGACCGGGATGCGGATTGTCATGGAACTGCGCCGGGACGTCAATCCTCAGGTCCTTCTCAATCAGCTCTATAAGCATACTCAGATGGAAGAAAGCTTCGGGGTTAATATTTTAGCCTTAGTGGACGGTCAGCCTAAAGTTCTCAATCTTAAACAAATCATTCATTACTTTATTGAACACCAAAAAGATGTGATTGTGCGCAGAACCCGCTTTGAGCTGAATAAAGCCGAAGCTGAAGCCCATATTTTAGAGGGCTTGAGAATAGCCCTGGATTATATCGATGAAGTGATCAGTATTATCCGGACTTCCGCTGATGAGCAGAGCGCCAAGGATAACTTAATGTCCCGTTTCGGACTGAGCGATAAGCAGTCTCAGGCCATTGTGGATATGCGCCTGAAGCGGCTGACCGGCTTGGAACGTGAGAAGATCGAAGAGCAGTATCAAAAAATTCAGGAGACCATTGCTTATTTAAAAGCAGTTCTCAATTCAGAGCAAATGGTGCTCAATATTATTAAGCAGGAACTGCAAGAGGTCAAAGAAAAATTCGGCGATGAACGGCGCACGGAAATTTCCTTTGATGCCACCCATATGAACATCGAGGATCTAATCGATGATGAAGAAGTGGTCATCACCATGTCCCACAGGGGGTATATCAAGAGAATGCCTCTGAATACCTACAAAAGCCAGCGGCGCGGGGGTAAAGGAGTTCATGGCATGGCCACCCGGGAAGAGGATTTCGTGGAGAAGATCTTTACCACCTCCACCCATCAATATATTCTCTTCTTTACCACCCGGGGCAAGGTGTATCGCTTAAAGGCTCATGAAATTCCCGAAGCAGGCCGGACAGGAAAAGGAACGGCACTTGTCAATCTCCTGAGTATCAATCCCAGTGAAGAAAAGATCACCGCCGTTTTGTCCATCAGAAAGTATAATGAGGATTTTCATCTCTTTATGGCTACCAGGAAGGGGATTGTCAAGAAGACCCTGCTCAAGGAGTATGACTCACCCCGCAAGGATGGCTTGATTGCTATCAGCTTAAGCGGTGATGATGAACTGATTGACGTCCGTTTAACCAAGCCTGATGAGCATATCATCATAGCGACTAAAAATGGTTTATGTATTCGCTTCCTGGAGTCTGATGTACGTCAAATGGGCAGAACCGCTCATGGAGTCAAAGGGATTTCTTTGGAAAAAGAGGATCTTGTGGTGAGTATGGATGTAATCTATGAGGAAGAAGCGGAAATACTATCCATGACCGAGCTGGGCTTCTCCAAGCGGACCAGTCTCTCCGAGTATAGAGTGCAAGGACGGGGCGGCAAGGGCATCATTGCCACCAAGCTCAATGCTAAAACAGGTAAACTGGTGGGGCTGAAGGTGATGAGACCTGAAAACGATATGATGATCATCACTGAAGACGGAATTATTATCCGCCAGGAAGTGTCCGGCATTTCCAAACAAGGCCGTTCAGCCCAGGGAGTTATGGCCATGAGAATCGGTGAAAGCAAAGTGGTGGCCATTGCCGTCGTTGACAATAAAGAAGATGCTGAGGAATCAGATTTAGAATTAGTAGAAATAGAATCTGAGGAATAA
- the pdxT gene encoding pyridoxal 5'-phosphate synthase glutaminase subunit PdxT, with translation MNERIGVLSLEGTDHDPCRFLRQLGCEVIRVQQREDLIDIQGLIMTGTGTGNKANNLGQPGLGDRIKELARADFPIFGLGAGIVLLSKESPGQGNDRLGLMDLTVTKEPMAGRTEAYLSIPALGLTPLKAIFNDAPYIQEIAPNVGILAEYNGKIVFVRQGNMLAGAFHPEQTEDDRIYRYFLDIVNGQI, from the coding sequence ATGAATGAGAGGATCGGAGTATTATCTCTGGAGGGAACCGATCATGATCCTTGCCGGTTTTTGAGGCAGTTGGGGTGTGAAGTGATCAGGGTTCAGCAAAGGGAAGATTTAATCGATATTCAGGGTTTAATCATGACAGGCACAGGCACAGGCAATAAGGCGAACAATCTTGGGCAGCCTGGTCTGGGAGATAGGATTAAGGAATTGGCCAGGGCGGATTTTCCTATCTTCGGACTAGGGGCCGGAATAGTCTTATTGAGCAAAGAATCTCCCGGACAGGGAAATGACCGGCTGGGGCTGATGGATTTGACGGTCACCAAGGAACCTATGGCGGGAAGGACGGAGGCTTATCTATCCATTCCGGCTTTAGGACTCACGCCGCTGAAGGCGATCTTCAATGATGCCCCTTATATTCAGGAAATTGCCCCTAATGTAGGGATTTTAGCAGAATATAATGGTAAAATAGTCTTTGTACGACAAGGCAATATGCTGGCTGGTGCTTTTCATCCTGAACAAACAGAGGATGACCGCATTTATCGTTATTTTCTGGATATCGTCAATGGACAAATCTAA
- the serS gene encoding serine--tRNA ligase, producing the protein MLDLKFVRTNPEVVKEALKKRNSNVSLDAFLEQEEERRKLLFEVESLKAQRNTVSEEVGRRKKHGEDAEQLILEMREVGQKVKNLEDKLGEIEQSMEAVLYEIPNIPHESVPVGADEEANVEVRTWGTPRSFDFEPLAHYEIGEKLDILDFARAGKVTGARFTFYKGLGAKLERALISFMLDRHSAKGYVEVLPPYMVHRNSMIGTGQLPKFEEDAFKVAGTDYFLIPTAEVPVTNMYREEILEAEQLPIHHCAYSACFRAEAGSAGRDTRGLIRQHQFNKVELVKFAFPENSYEELESLTRDAESILQELELPYRVMALSTGDLGFTSAKTYDLEVWLPSFNTYREISSCSNFEDFQARRANIRFRRAPKAKPEFLHTLNGSGLAIGRTVSAILENYQEADGRVRVPKALQPYMGVEYIG; encoded by the coding sequence ATGCTAGATCTCAAATTTGTACGCACGAACCCCGAAGTAGTCAAGGAAGCCCTTAAAAAAAGAAATTCCAATGTCAGTTTGGATGCTTTTCTGGAACAAGAAGAAGAGCGCCGCAAGCTTCTTTTTGAAGTGGAATCATTAAAAGCCCAGCGAAACACGGTCTCTGAAGAGGTAGGGCGCCGGAAAAAACATGGGGAAGATGCGGAGCAGCTTATTTTAGAGATGCGGGAAGTGGGACAAAAAGTTAAGAATCTCGAAGATAAATTAGGTGAGATTGAGCAGAGCATGGAAGCTGTGCTTTATGAGATTCCTAATATTCCTCATGAATCAGTTCCAGTAGGAGCTGATGAAGAGGCCAATGTTGAGGTTCGCACCTGGGGAACTCCCCGCTCCTTTGATTTTGAGCCTTTAGCTCATTATGAGATCGGCGAAAAGCTGGATATCCTGGATTTTGCCCGGGCAGGGAAGGTTACAGGAGCTCGCTTTACTTTTTATAAAGGTTTAGGGGCCAAGCTGGAAAGAGCCCTGATCAGCTTCATGCTGGACCGGCATAGCGCTAAAGGATATGTGGAAGTTCTGCCTCCTTATATGGTTCATCGTAATTCTATGATTGGTACCGGGCAGCTTCCTAAGTTTGAAGAAGATGCTTTTAAGGTGGCGGGAACCGATTATTTCTTAATCCCTACTGCCGAAGTTCCGGTCACGAATATGTATCGGGAAGAAATCCTGGAAGCCGAGCAATTGCCGATTCATCACTGTGCCTATAGTGCTTGTTTCCGTGCGGAAGCAGGTTCGGCAGGCCGGGATACCCGGGGGCTCATCCGGCAGCATCAATTTAATAAAGTGGAACTGGTGAAGTTTGCCTTTCCTGAAAATTCCTATGAGGAGCTGGAGTCCTTAACCCGGGATGCGGAGAGTATTCTCCAGGAGCTTGAGCTTCCCTATCGGGTGATGGCTTTATCCACGGGGGATCTGGGCTTTACTTCAGCCAAGACTTACGATCTGGAAGTATGGCTGCCCAGCTTTAATACCTACCGGGAGATTTCTTCCTGCAGCAATTTTGAAGATTTCCAGGCCCGCCGGGCCAATATCCGTTTCCGCCGGGCACCGAAAGCCAAGCCTGAATTTCTCCATACTCTCAATGGCAGTGGTTTAGCCATTGGCCGTACGGTTTCCGCCATTCTTGAAAATTATCAGGAAGCTGACGGCAGAGTGAGAGTTCCTAAAGCACTCCAGCCGTATATGGGCGTGGAGTACATTGGGTAG
- the tadA gene encoding tRNA adenosine(34) deaminase TadA — MNHQDYMRLALEEAEIAFAQGEVPIGAVVVHKGEIIARAHNEKELRQDPTAHAEVLAVQRATQALGIWRLSEATLYVTLEPCPMCAGSLVQARLKTLVFGAADLKGGAVGSVTNVLDVNRWNHRVEVVAGILEEECAQILKDFFRKLR; from the coding sequence ATGAATCATCAGGACTATATGCGCTTAGCTCTTGAAGAAGCTGAAATTGCCTTTGCCCAGGGAGAAGTTCCCATCGGGGCAGTGGTGGTGCATAAGGGAGAAATCATTGCCAGAGCTCATAATGAAAAAGAGCTGAGGCAGGACCCTACAGCCCATGCTGAAGTTTTGGCTGTGCAGCGGGCAACTCAAGCCTTGGGAATTTGGCGTCTTTCTGAAGCCACTCTCTATGTGACTCTGGAACCTTGCCCGATGTGTGCCGGTAGTTTGGTTCAGGCCCGCTTAAAAACCCTTGTTTTTGGAGCGGCTGATCTTAAAGGCGGAGCAGTAGGTTCCGTGACCAATGTACTGGATGTGAACCGCTGGAATCACCGTGTGGAGGTTGTGGCGGGGATATTGGAAGAAGAGTGTGCCCAGATTCTGAAGGATTTTTTTCGGAAGCTAAGGTAA